One window of the Sparus aurata chromosome 17, fSpaAur1.1, whole genome shotgun sequence genome contains the following:
- the tent5aa gene encoding terminal nucleotidyltransferase 5A — protein sequence MSEDDSGSTASCVSDAEGSNVSVLSWEQVQRLDAILTETIPIHGRGNFPTLEMQPRQIVKVVRSRMEEKQIHVRDVRLNGSAASHILHEDSGLGFKDLDLIFCADMKGESDFQTVKDIVLDCLLDFLPDCVNKEKITPLTLKEAYVQKMVKVCNDSDRWSLISLSNNRGKNVELKFVDSLRRQFEFSVDSFQIKLDSLLLFYECSENPMAETFHPTIMGESVYGDFGEALDHLRHKVICTRNPEEIRGGGLLKYCHLLVRGFRAASESEMKSLQRYMCSRFFIDFPDIGEQQRKLESYLQNHFVGLEDRKYDYLMTLHGVVNESTVCLMGHERRQTLGLIAMLAVRVLAEQNVIPNVANVTCYYQPAPYVADGNFSNYYIAQVQPVFACQQPAYSTWLPCN from the exons aTGTCAGAGGACGACAGTGGCTCCACCGCCAGCTGCGTGTCAGACGCGGAGGGCAGCAACGTGAGCGTCCTCAGCTGGGAGCAAGTGCAGCGACTGGACGCCATCCTGACGGAGACCATCCCGATCCACGGCCGGGGGAACTTCCCCACCCTGGAGATGCAGCCGCGGCAGATCGTCAAGGTGGTGCGGAGTCggatggaggagaagcagaTCCACGTCCGGGACGTGCGGTTAAACGGCTCCGCGGCCAGCCACATTCTGCACGAGGACAGCGGACTGGGCTTTAAGGACCTTGACCTCATATTTTGCGCAGACATGAAAGGTGAAAGTGATTTCCAGACTGTGAAGGACATAGTGTTGGACTGTCTGCTGGACTTTTTACCCGACTGTGTGAATAAAGAGAAAATAACGCCGTTAACGTTAAAG gaagcctATGTGCAGAAGATGGTGAAGGTGTGTAACGACTCGGACCGCTGGAGCCTCATCTCCCTCTCCAACAACAGGGGCAAGAACGTGGAGCTGAAGTTCGTGGACTCTCTCCGGAGGCAGTTCGAGTTCAGCGTGGACTCGTTTCAGATCAAGCTGGACTCCCTGCTGCTCTTCTACGAGTGCTCGGAGAACCCGATGGCCGAGACCTTCCACCCCACCATCATGGGCGAGAGCGTGTACGGGGACTTCGGCGAGGCCCTGGACCACCTGCGCCACAAGGTCATCTGCACCCGGAACCCGGAGGAGATCCGGGGCGGGGGCCTGCTCAAGTACTGTCACCTGCTGGTGAGGGGCTTCCGGGCCGCCTCTGAGTCGGAGATGAAGTCCCTGCAGCGCTACATGTGTTCCCGCTTCTTCATAGACTTCCCCGACATTGGCGAGCAGCAGCGCAAGCTGGAGTCCTACCTGCAGAACCACTTCGTGGGCCTGGAGGACCGCAAGTACGACTACCTGATGACCCTGCACGGGGTGGTCAACGAGAGTACGGTGTGCCTGATGGGACACGAGAGGCGGCAGACCTTGGGGCTCATAGCCATGCTGGCGGTGCGAGTCCTGGCCGAGCAGAACGTCATCCCCAACGTGGCTAACGTGACCTGCTACTACCAGCCTGCTCCTTACGTGGCAGACGGTAACTTCAGTAACTACTACATAGCGCAGGTACAGCCGGTGTTCGCCTGCCAGCAGCCCGCGTACTCCACCTGGCTGCCCTGTAACTGA